A part of Astyanax mexicanus isolate ESR-SI-001 chromosome 2, AstMex3_surface, whole genome shotgun sequence genomic DNA contains:
- the pou3f2a gene encoding POU domain, class 3, transcription factor 2a — MAATASDHYGVLTSSVSVAPSETVSAQQAPSYGDAAQSLLLQSEYATLQNSTNALGHAHQWLAALSHHGEGSPWSSSPLGEQDIKPALQGDADELRHSPALQQQQQQQQARAAQLVHPHEGAHHHQVAAAWRATGAAHMAAGMTASNRQGMMYSQPGYGALTADDEHGAHRHALSGDARDEDEHGLSHGLRHGHEHSDDDVPTSDDLEHFAKQFKQRRIKLGFTQADVGLALGTLYGNVFSQTTICRFEALQLSFKNMCKLKPLLNKWLEEADSTSGSPTSLDKIAAQGRKRKKRTSIEVAVKGALESHFLKCPKPGASEINSLADSLQLDKEVVRVWFCNRRQKEKRMTPQSGALAEDKDSYGDTPPHHDDRTPVP; from the coding sequence ATGGCGGCCACGGCGTCCGACCACTACGGCGTCCTCACGAGCAGCGTCTCCGTCGCGCCCTCGGAGACGGTGAGCGCGCAGCAGGCGCCGTCCTACGGGGACGCGGCGCAGAGCCTACTGCTCCAGAGCGAGTACGCCACACTGCAGAACAGCACCAACGCGCTCGGACACGCGCACCAGTGGCTCGCGGCGCTTTCACATCACGGAGAAGGGTCGCCGTGGTCATCGAGCCCGCTCGGCGAGCAGGACATTAAGCCTGCGTTGCAAGGGGACGCGGACGAGCTCCGGCACTCGCCCGctttgcagcagcagcaacagcagcagcaggcgcGAGCTGCTCAATTGGTACATCCGCACGAGGGCGCGCATCACCACCAGGTGGCGGCGGCTTGGAGGGCGACGGGCGCCGCGCACATGGCCGCGGGCATGACTGCGTCCAACCGACAGGGCATGATGTACTCGCAGCCCGGCTACGGCGCTCTGACAGCGGACGACGAGCACGGCGCGCACCGGCACGCCCTGAGCGGGGACGCGCGCGACGAGGACGAGCACGGTCTTTCGCACGGACTGCGCCACGGTCACGAGCACTCGGACGACGACGTGCCCACGTCCGACGACCTAGAGCACTTCGCCAAACAGTTCAAGCAGCGGCGCATTAAGCTGGGCTTCACGCAGGCAGATGTGGGCCTGGCGCTGGGCACGCTCTACGGTAACGTGTTCTCGCAGACTACCATCTGCAGGTTCGAGGCGCTGCAGCTCAGCTTCAAGAACATGTGCAAGCTAAAGCCGCTGCTGAACAAGTGGCTGGAGGAGGCGGACTCGACCTCGGGCAGCCCAACCAGCCTAGACAAGATCGCGGCGCAGGGCAGGAAGAGGAAAAAGCGCACGTCAATCGAGGTGGCCGTCAAAGGGGCGCTCGAGAGCCACTTCCTCAAGTGCCCGAAGCCCGGGGCGTCCGAAATCAACTCCCTGGCGGACAGCCTGCAGCTGGACAAGGAGGTGGTCCGAGTGTGGTTTTGCAACAGGCGGCAGAAGGAGAAGCGGATGACACCGCAGTCTGGAGCACTTGCTGAGGATAAGGACTCCTACGGCGACACCCCGCCGCACCACGACGACCGGACGCCGGTGCCGTGA